One Panicum virgatum strain AP13 chromosome 9K, P.virgatum_v5, whole genome shotgun sequence genomic region harbors:
- the LOC120651487 gene encoding serine carboxypeptidase-like 2 isoform X2 — MARTRFPGELRYCIIFFSLLCCSYASSPPRPLISNSSGVITHLPGFQGPLPFHLQTGYVEVDKSNGVRLFYYFIRSERSPADDPLMLWLTGGPGCSVLTGLAYEIGPLSFDVNGYVDGLPKLVYNQHSWTKVCNIIFLDSPVGAGFSYSDTEQGYISSDTKAVDQILIFLREWLDEHPEFMSNPLYIAGDSYSGKIVPTVTSEIARGKEDGREQNFNLKGYVVGNPVTDFDFDGPSRIPFAHGMGIISDEIYESYKKSCSVGDNSHQSIECINSLYAIQECLKGICPNHVLEPLCAFASPHAHKMETKPKLNSGTREMLQLQEYTADAELHLSEISLQCRTAGYIMSSIWANNASVREALGIHKGTVPSWSRCNYYIPYNSDIPSTVKYHLNVTTKGYRSLVYSGDHDMVVPYIGTQAWIKALNFSIVDRWRPWFVDGQVAGFTRSYSNNLTFATVKGGGHTAPEYMPRQCFAMFERWVSGDPL, encoded by the exons aTGGCACGAACAAGGTTCCCCGGAGAACTCCGCTACTGCATCATCTTCTTCTCCCTGCTCTGCTGCTCCTACGCTTCTTCCCCGCCGCGCCCTCTGATCTCCAACAGCAGCGGCGTCATCACCCATCTCCCTGGCTTCCAGGGACCCCTCCCCTTCCACCTCCAGACGGG GTACGTGGAGGTGGACAAGAGCAATGGCGTTCGCCTCTTCTACTACTTCATCCGCTCCGAGCGCAGCCCGGCCGACGACCCTCTCATGCTCTGGCTCACCGGCGGCCCCGGCTGCTCCGTCCTCACTGGCCTCGCCTACGAGATTG GCCCTCTGAGTTTCGATGTTAACGGTTATGTCGATGGCTTGCCTAAGTTGGTGTACAATCAACATTCATGGACCAAG GTGTGCAATATCATTTTTCTTGATTCTCCAGTTGGTGCTGGATTTTCGTATTCCGACACGGAGCAAGGATACATTTCAAGTGATACCAAAGCAGTCGACCAAATTCTCATCTTCCTCAGAGAG TGGTTGGATGAGCATCCAGAGTTCATGTCAAATCCTCTTTACATCGCCGGCGATTCGTACTCCGGCAAGATAGTACCAACTGTCACATCTGAAATCGCCAGAG GTAAAGAAGATGGCCGTGAACAAAATTTCAATCTGAAG GGCTACGTCGTAGGCAATCCAGTCACAGATTTTGACTTTGATGGTCCATCCAGAATTCCTTTTGCTCACGGGATGGGTATCATATCGGACGAAATATATGAG TCATACAAGAAGAGCTGCAGCGTTGGCGACAACAGCCACCAAAGCATTGAGTGCATCAACAGCCTTTACGCCATACAAGAG TGCCTCAAAGGCATATGCCCAAACCATGTTCTGGAGCCCCTCTGCGCTTTTGCAAGTCCTCATGCTCACAAGATGGAGACGAAGCCAAAATTAAATTCAGGCACGAGGGAGATGCTCCAGCTCCAGGAGTATACTGCAGATGCAGAGCTTCACTTGTCTGAGATTTCATTGCAATGCAGA ACTGCAGGATACATAATGTCCAGCATATGGGCAAACAATGCCTCAGTAAGAGAGGCTCTTGGTATTCACAAG GGAACTGTTCCTTCATGGTCAAGATGCAACTACTACATACCTTATAATAGTGATATTCCAAGTACGGTGAAATACCATCTGAACGTGACCACTAAAGGCTACAGAAGCCTTGTTTACAGTGGTGATCACGACATGGTTGTACCTTATATCGGCACGCAAGCCTGGATTAAGGCACTTAATTTCTCTATTGTCGATCgctggaggccatggtttgtcGATGGGCAAGTTGCAGG ATTTACAAGATCATACTCTAATAACCTTACATTCGCAACTGTAAAG GGCGGTGGTCATACCGCTCCGGAGTACATGCCAAGGCAGTGTTTTGCTATGTTTGAAAGGTGGGTTTCTGGTGACCCCCTCTGA
- the LOC120651491 gene encoding uncharacterized protein LOC120651491 yields MIRGKRRCNRCGELGHGETSYKCRLNGTKKRKRKPRKNTTKYGDKAKVPSQKKQKTKTNIDDNGAAPNVHENEANIDDNGAAPNVQENIVAVRSPSKPTKESIMQASPHRLTRSRLAMLMGEGGGEQATMQNSPPRDHQQKS; encoded by the exons ATGATTAGAGGCAAAAGAAGGTGCAACAGATGTGGAGAGTTGGGTCACGGTGAAACTAGCTACAAGTgccgacttaatggcacaaagaAAAG GAAGAGAAAGCCAAGAAAGAACACCACCAAGTATGGTGACAAAGCTAAAGTACCAAGCCAGAAAAAGCAAAAGACCAAGACAAATATAGATGACAATGGTGCAGCCCCAAATGTACATGAAAATGAAGCAAATATCGATGACAATGGTGCAGCCCCAAATGTCCAGGAAAACATTGTTGCTGTCCGAAGTCCATCAAAGCCAACTAAAGAGTCAATAATGCAAGCCAGCCCCCACAGGCTGACTAGAAG TCGACTTGCTATGCTAATGGGAGAAGGTGGAGGTGAGCAGGCAACCATGCAAAATTCACCCCCAAGAGATCACCAGCAAAAAAGCTGA
- the LOC120651490 gene encoding uncharacterized protein LOC120651490 isoform X3: MAAAVAAQQPPLAREGSTVAAACCDQGARRPCTPGTRELLVAVSSSVCLVRIRRGILPPYTCSLFSVAPARSLRVRLLGLTPWDCCKFRLASGHCHGYLDSGLGSLDHFLSLLGTFTRGYGASTPVADKNCFRCGN; this comes from the exons atggcggcggcggtggcggcgcagcagccgccgctcGCGCGTGAGGGTTCGACGgtcgctgctgcctgctgcgaCCAGGGAGCTCGCCGTCCTTGCACCCCCGGGACTAGGGAGCTCCTCGTCGCTGTATCTTCGTCCGTCT GTCTTGTTCGGATTCGGAGAGGAATCTTGCCTCCGTACACGTGCTCGTTGTTTTCCGTTGCTCCTGCTCGTTCGCTGCGCGTGAG GCTTCTTGGATTAACCCCTTGGGACTGCTGCAAGTTTCGTTTGGCTTCTGGGCATTGTCACG GCTATTTGGACTCCGGCCTCGGTTCTCTTGACCATTTCCTTTCACTTCTGGGCACCTTCACG CGTGGGTATGGAGCGTCAACGCCCGTTGCAGATAAGAACTGCTTCAGATGTGGCAATTAG
- the LOC120651490 gene encoding uncharacterized protein LOC120651490 isoform X4 has product MAAAVAAQQPPLAREGSTVAAACCDQGARRPCTPGTRELLVAVSSSVCLVRIRRGILPPYTCSLFSVAPARSLRVRLLGLTPWDCCKFRLASGHCHGYLDSGLGSLDHFLSLLGTFTCLTHAARGEFIFTTI; this is encoded by the exons atggcggcggcggtggcggcgcagcagccgccgctcGCGCGTGAGGGTTCGACGgtcgctgctgcctgctgcgaCCAGGGAGCTCGCCGTCCTTGCACCCCCGGGACTAGGGAGCTCCTCGTCGCTGTATCTTCGTCCGTCT GTCTTGTTCGGATTCGGAGAGGAATCTTGCCTCCGTACACGTGCTCGTTGTTTTCCGTTGCTCCTGCTCGTTCGCTGCGCGTGAG GCTTCTTGGATTAACCCCTTGGGACTGCTGCAAGTTTCGTTTGGCTTCTGGGCATTGTCACG GCTATTTGGACTCCGGCCTCGGTTCTCTTGACCATTTCCTTTCACTTCTGGGCACCTTCACG TGTCTTACACATGCTGCAAGAGGTGAATTCATTTTTACGACAATTTGA
- the LOC120651486 gene encoding serine carboxypeptidase-like 2: MGAAAAMAASSSAALSSSPPASGGGRRRRSPLLRWVAVLMLIVATSSGLFWCAAAAAEGRNVITHIKGFEGPLPFHLETGYVEVDEEHGARLFYYFIASERNPAEDPLILWITGGPGCSALSGLLFEIGPLKFDVAGYTEGFPRLVYFEDSWTKVSNVIFLDAPVGTGFSYSREEAGLNVSLTGSGRQHHTFLRKWLAEHPEFASNPLYIGGDSYSGYTVPVTALDIAATTNTDEPKLNLVGYLVGNAATDDRYDTGGKVPFMHGMGLISDELYEAARAGCGGDFYQTPDPANARCASAMMAISMVTFAVNPVHILEPFCGAAVRGAPGSIFQGYGAGGGRRSMLVRDDVGHPGFFDERRLGLPVECRDNGYRLSYIWADDPEVREALGIHEGSIGAWSRCTMLTHFRHDLTTVIPYHVNLTKAGYRALVYNGDHDMDMTFVGTQEWIRSIGYPIVSDWRPWFANRQVAGFTRTYAHNLTFATVKGGGHTAPEYRPKECQAMLDRWTSAAGQL; this comes from the exons ATGGGTGCAGCGGCTGCCATGGCTGCATCCTCTTCTGCTGCCCTGTCGTCATCTCCTCCTGCCtcgggcggcggccgtcgtcgccgctcgccgctgcttCGCTGGGTTGCCGTGCTCATGCTCATCGTCGCAACGAGCAGCGGTCTCTTCTGGtgtgcggctgcggcggcggagggccggAATGTGATCACGCACATCAAGGGGTTCGAAGGCCCGCTGCCCTTCCACCTCGAGACAGG GtacgttgaggtggatgaggAGCACGGCGCGCGGCTCTTCTACTACTTCATCGCGTCGGAGCGGAACCCGGCGGAGGACCCGCTCATCCTCTGGATCACCGGCGGCCCAGGATGCTCGGCGCTCTCCGGCCTCCTCTTCGAGATCG GCCCTCTCAAGTTCGATGTGGCGGGGTACACGGAAGGGTTTCCGCGCCTGGTCTACTTCGAAGACTCATGGACCAAGGTGAGCAACGTCATCTTCCTGGACGCGCCGGTGGGCACGGGCTTCTCCTACTCCCGAGAGGAGGCCGGCCTCAACGTCAGCCTCACGGGGTCCGGCCGCCAGCACCACACCTTCCTCCGCAAGTGGCTGGCCGAGCACCCGGAGTTCGCGTCCAACCCGCTCTACATCGGCGGCGACTCCTACTCCGGCTACACCGTGCCCGTCACGGCGCTGGacatcgccgccaccaccaacaCCGACGAGCCCAAGCTGAACCTGGTGGGCTACCTCGTCGGCAACGCGGCGACCGACGACCGGTACGACACCGGGGGCAAGGTGCCGTTCATGCACGGCATGGGGCTCATCTCCGACGAGCTCTACGAGGCCGCCAgggccggctgcggcggcgacttCTACCAGACGCCGGACCCGGCCAACGCGCGCTGCGCCAGCGCGATGATGGCCATCAGCATGGTGACCTTCGCCGTGAACCCCGTGCACATCCTGGAGCCCTtctgcggcgcggcggtgcgcggcgcCCCCGGCAGCATCTTCCAGGgctacggcgccggcggcgggcggcggtcgaTGCTGGTGCGGGACGACGTCGGCCACCCGGGCTTCTTCGACGAGAGGAGGCTGGGCCTCCCCGTGGAGTGCCGGGACAACGGGTACCGGCTGTCCTACATCTGGGCCGACGACCCGGAGGTGAGGGAGGCGCTGGGCATCCACGAGGGCTCCATCGGGGCCTGGAGCCGCTGCACCATGCTGACGCACTTCAGGCACGACCTCACCACCGTCATCCCCTACCACGTCAACCTCACCAAGGCAGGATACAGGGCGCTCGTCTACAA CGGCGACCATGACATGGACATGACCTTCGTGGGCACCCAGGAGTGGATCAGATCGATCGGCTACCCCATCGTCAGCGACTGGAGGCCGTGGTTCGCCAACCGGCAGGTCGCAGG GTTCACAAGGACTTACGCCCACAACCTCACTTTCGCCACGGTTAAG GGAGGAGGGCACACAGCTCCGGAGTACAGGCCCAAGGAGTGCCAGGCCATGCTGGATCGATGGACCTCAGCAGCAGGACAGCTCTGA
- the LOC120651487 gene encoding serine carboxypeptidase-like 2 isoform X1: MARTRFPGELRYCIIFFSLLCCSYASSPPRPLISNSSGVITHLPGFQGPLPFHLQTGYVEVDKSNGVRLFYYFIRSERSPADDPLMLWLTGGPGCSVLTGLAYEIGPLSFDVNGYVDGLPKLVYNQHSWTKVCNIIFLDSPVGAGFSYSDTEQGYISSDTKAVDQILIFLREWLDEHPEFMSNPLYIAGDSYSGKIVPTVTSEIARGNLLFHGKEDGREQNFNLKGYVVGNPVTDFDFDGPSRIPFAHGMGIISDEIYESYKKSCSVGDNSHQSIECINSLYAIQECLKGICPNHVLEPLCAFASPHAHKMETKPKLNSGTREMLQLQEYTADAELHLSEISLQCRTAGYIMSSIWANNASVREALGIHKGTVPSWSRCNYYIPYNSDIPSTVKYHLNVTTKGYRSLVYSGDHDMVVPYIGTQAWIKALNFSIVDRWRPWFVDGQVAGFTRSYSNNLTFATVKGGGHTAPEYMPRQCFAMFERWVSGDPL, translated from the exons aTGGCACGAACAAGGTTCCCCGGAGAACTCCGCTACTGCATCATCTTCTTCTCCCTGCTCTGCTGCTCCTACGCTTCTTCCCCGCCGCGCCCTCTGATCTCCAACAGCAGCGGCGTCATCACCCATCTCCCTGGCTTCCAGGGACCCCTCCCCTTCCACCTCCAGACGGG GTACGTGGAGGTGGACAAGAGCAATGGCGTTCGCCTCTTCTACTACTTCATCCGCTCCGAGCGCAGCCCGGCCGACGACCCTCTCATGCTCTGGCTCACCGGCGGCCCCGGCTGCTCCGTCCTCACTGGCCTCGCCTACGAGATTG GCCCTCTGAGTTTCGATGTTAACGGTTATGTCGATGGCTTGCCTAAGTTGGTGTACAATCAACATTCATGGACCAAG GTGTGCAATATCATTTTTCTTGATTCTCCAGTTGGTGCTGGATTTTCGTATTCCGACACGGAGCAAGGATACATTTCAAGTGATACCAAAGCAGTCGACCAAATTCTCATCTTCCTCAGAGAG TGGTTGGATGAGCATCCAGAGTTCATGTCAAATCCTCTTTACATCGCCGGCGATTCGTACTCCGGCAAGATAGTACCAACTGTCACATCTGAAATCGCCAGAGGTAACTTACTGTTTCATG GTAAAGAAGATGGCCGTGAACAAAATTTCAATCTGAAG GGCTACGTCGTAGGCAATCCAGTCACAGATTTTGACTTTGATGGTCCATCCAGAATTCCTTTTGCTCACGGGATGGGTATCATATCGGACGAAATATATGAG TCATACAAGAAGAGCTGCAGCGTTGGCGACAACAGCCACCAAAGCATTGAGTGCATCAACAGCCTTTACGCCATACAAGAG TGCCTCAAAGGCATATGCCCAAACCATGTTCTGGAGCCCCTCTGCGCTTTTGCAAGTCCTCATGCTCACAAGATGGAGACGAAGCCAAAATTAAATTCAGGCACGAGGGAGATGCTCCAGCTCCAGGAGTATACTGCAGATGCAGAGCTTCACTTGTCTGAGATTTCATTGCAATGCAGA ACTGCAGGATACATAATGTCCAGCATATGGGCAAACAATGCCTCAGTAAGAGAGGCTCTTGGTATTCACAAG GGAACTGTTCCTTCATGGTCAAGATGCAACTACTACATACCTTATAATAGTGATATTCCAAGTACGGTGAAATACCATCTGAACGTGACCACTAAAGGCTACAGAAGCCTTGTTTACAGTGGTGATCACGACATGGTTGTACCTTATATCGGCACGCAAGCCTGGATTAAGGCACTTAATTTCTCTATTGTCGATCgctggaggccatggtttgtcGATGGGCAAGTTGCAGG ATTTACAAGATCATACTCTAATAACCTTACATTCGCAACTGTAAAG GGCGGTGGTCATACCGCTCCGGAGTACATGCCAAGGCAGTGTTTTGCTATGTTTGAAAGGTGGGTTTCTGGTGACCCCCTCTGA